The region GAGCCTACCCTGAAATCGACGGAAATCAACGTTGAAACCTTCAAGGGCGTGGTTCAGCTGAGCGGCTTCGTGGCCCAGCCGTCGGATGCCTCCAAGGCAGGCGAAGTCGCCCGTGGCGTCAAGGGCGTGAAGTCGGTCAAAAACGACATCCGCGTCAAGTAATGGCATGACCTGCCGCAGCGGC is a window of Janthinobacterium rivuli DNA encoding:
- a CDS encoding BON domain-containing protein, whose protein sequence is MKFTKSIATGLFIASLFAVAGCASTPTKEGTGEYIDDAAITTKVKASIFNEPTLKSTEINVETFKGVVQLSGFVAQPSDASKAGEVARGVKGVKSVKNDIRVK